Proteins from one Mycobacterium sp. EPa45 genomic window:
- a CDS encoding HAMP domain-containing sensor histidine kinase yields the protein MTLPRIVRRTPSLRTRVAFATAIGAAIVVTIVGAIVWVGITNDRLERLDRRLDEAAGFAVPFVPRGLDQIPPSPNDQDVVITVRRGDAVRSNSDVVLPRLTSDYGTAEVDGVRYRVRTVELSYPEATTLEVGATFDDTIADTNNLHRRVLIICVFAVCAAALLGWALAAFAVRPLRRLAAQTREIQAGDKAPDVEIGGATEAVEIGEAIKGLLERIWTEQERTQAALASARDFAAVSAHELRTPLTAMRTNLEVLATLDMTDEQRKEVLGDVVRTQTRIEATLGALERLAQGELSTEADQVPVDITELLDRAAHDAMRVYPDLEVSLVPSPTCIIIGLPAGLRLAVDNAIANAVKHGGATRVQLSAVSSRDGVEIAIDDNGSGVPQAERSAVFERFARGSTASHSGSGLGLALVAQQAEIHGGTATLEDSPLGGARLMLRLPAPH from the coding sequence GTGACGCTGCCGCGCATCGTCCGCCGCACGCCATCGCTTCGCACCCGGGTGGCGTTCGCGACGGCGATCGGTGCGGCGATCGTCGTGACGATCGTCGGTGCCATCGTGTGGGTGGGGATCACCAACGACCGCCTGGAACGGCTGGACCGGCGCCTCGATGAGGCGGCGGGCTTCGCGGTTCCGTTCGTCCCGCGCGGCCTCGACCAGATCCCGCCGTCGCCCAACGACCAAGACGTGGTGATCACCGTCCGCCGGGGCGACGCGGTGCGGTCCAATTCCGACGTGGTGTTGCCGCGGCTGACCTCCGACTACGGCACGGCCGAGGTCGACGGCGTCCGGTACCGGGTGCGCACGGTCGAGCTCTCCTACCCGGAGGCCACGACGCTGGAAGTCGGCGCCACCTTCGACGACACCATCGCCGATACCAACAACCTGCACCGCCGGGTGCTGATCATCTGTGTGTTCGCGGTCTGTGCCGCCGCCCTGCTGGGCTGGGCGCTGGCAGCGTTCGCGGTGCGGCCGCTGCGGCGGCTGGCCGCGCAGACCCGGGAGATCCAAGCCGGCGACAAGGCACCCGACGTCGAGATCGGGGGTGCCACCGAGGCGGTGGAGATCGGTGAGGCGATCAAGGGTCTGCTGGAGCGGATCTGGACCGAACAGGAGCGAACCCAGGCGGCGCTGGCCTCGGCCCGCGATTTCGCCGCGGTGTCGGCACACGAACTTCGGACGCCGCTGACCGCGATGCGCACCAACCTCGAGGTGCTGGCCACCTTGGACATGACCGACGAGCAGCGCAAGGAAGTGCTCGGTGATGTCGTGCGCACGCAGACCCGGATCGAGGCGACGCTGGGTGCATTGGAACGCCTTGCCCAGGGCGAACTTTCGACCGAGGCCGATCAGGTTCCGGTCGACATCACCGAACTGCTCGACCGCGCCGCACACGACGCGATGCGGGTCTACCCCGATCTCGAGGTCTCGCTGGTGCCGTCACCGACGTGCATCATCATCGGCCTGCCCGCCGGTCTTCGGCTGGCGGTGGACAACGCGATCGCCAACGCGGTCAAACACGGTGGCGCGACGCGCGTGCAGCTCTCGGCGGTCAGTTCGCGCGATGGCGTTGAGATCGCGATCGACGACAATGGCTCCGGAGTCCCGCAGGCGGAGCGATCGGCGGTGTTCGAGCGGTTTGCCCGCGGGTCGACGGCGTCGCACTCCGGTTCCGGGCTCGGGTTGGCGCTCGTTGCGCAGCAGGCCGAAATCCACGGCGGCACAGCCACGCTGGAGGACAGTCCGCTCGGCGGCGCGCGACTGATGCTGCGCCTGCCGGCGCCGCACTAG
- a CDS encoding NUDIX domain-containing protein, which yields MAVDTALLTLDPADPELSVLQVRRTDAPGWALPGTFLHPGERLAEAVERSLRAKADVRGLRPRQLRVYDDPSRDSRGWVLSVAHVEVVPIRRLDSRRPGDTRLVPVARPGRLGYGHAEIIARAVQEVRDRYGDQPDPDHLLGRQFTLGELHRVHQAVAGRPLQRDGFRRLMKPLLRPTGHLVTRTGGRPAELFRRASNP from the coding sequence GTGGCCGTCGACACCGCACTGCTGACCCTCGATCCGGCCGACCCGGAGTTGTCTGTTCTGCAGGTGCGCCGCACCGATGCACCCGGCTGGGCGCTGCCGGGCACGTTCCTGCATCCCGGCGAGCGGTTGGCCGAGGCGGTCGAGCGGTCGCTGCGGGCCAAAGCCGACGTGCGCGGCCTGCGGCCGCGCCAACTGCGGGTGTACGACGATCCGTCCCGCGACAGCCGGGGCTGGGTGCTGTCGGTGGCCCATGTCGAAGTCGTGCCGATCCGTCGGCTCGACTCCCGCCGGCCGGGCGACACCCGGCTGGTTCCGGTGGCCCGCCCCGGCCGGCTGGGGTACGGGCACGCCGAGATCATCGCCCGTGCGGTGCAGGAGGTCCGGGATCGCTACGGTGACCAACCGGACCCCGATCACCTGCTGGGGCGGCAGTTCACCCTTGGTGAGCTGCATCGGGTGCACCAAGCGGTCGCGGGCCGGCCCCTGCAGCGCGATGGGTTCCGCCGCCTGATGAAACCCCTGCTGCGCCCGACCGGACATCTGGTCACCCGCACCGGTGGCAGGCCTGCGGAGCTGTTCCGCCGCGCCTCGAACCCCTAG
- a CDS encoding ABC transporter ATP-binding protein, translating into MTATEWRGRLDEEPDDLPIDEATPRRREARTLLGSLLAPFKATVALLALVVVVENAARLSVPLLVQRGIDHAIPPLLAGGSARELVIVVSVLCGVVCVQAISRMTFLKRSGRIGQSVLLEVRRRVFRHFQRLDVAFHDRYTSGRVVSRLTNDVDAIQDMLETGFDSLITAVLTLFGTAILLVTLDVKLGLMCLAAFPILVALVWWFSAESAKTYRRVRESAALVIVQFVETMTGIKAVQAYRRAPRNQEIFDDVADRYRTDNERTFRLLAIFMPTVKLVGNLTTGVVLLYGGYRALHGEMTIGTLAAFLLYLRMFFEPMQEISQFFNTFQSASSALEKLAGVLAEKPAIADPPTPVHLDRIQGEIAFRDVHFNYVPDRPVLPGLSLVVPAGQTVALVGTTGAGKTTIAKLIARFYDPTSGAVTLDGVDLRDFAQSDLRRHVVMVTQENFLFSGTVADNIRFGRPSASDSEVTAAATAVGADEFIEALPEGYDTDVATRGGRLSAGQRQLIAFARAFLADPAVLILDEATSSLDIPSERLVQRALRTVLADRTALIIAHRLSTVEIADRVLVLEHGRIVEDGPPAELIDARGHYAALHRAWLESLA; encoded by the coding sequence GTGACCGCCACCGAATGGCGCGGCCGGCTCGACGAAGAGCCCGACGACCTGCCGATCGACGAGGCCACCCCGCGCCGGCGTGAGGCCCGCACCCTGCTGGGCTCGCTGCTGGCCCCGTTCAAGGCCACGGTTGCGCTGCTGGCCCTGGTCGTGGTCGTGGAAAACGCTGCGCGACTGTCGGTTCCGCTGCTGGTTCAACGCGGCATCGACCACGCCATCCCACCGCTGTTGGCCGGCGGCTCGGCACGCGAACTCGTCATCGTCGTCTCGGTGCTGTGCGGCGTGGTCTGCGTACAGGCGATCAGCCGGATGACGTTCCTGAAGCGCTCCGGCCGGATCGGCCAGAGCGTGCTGCTGGAGGTGCGCCGCCGGGTGTTCCGGCACTTCCAGCGCCTCGACGTCGCTTTCCACGACCGCTACACCTCGGGCCGGGTCGTCAGCAGGCTGACCAACGACGTCGACGCCATCCAGGACATGCTGGAAACCGGCTTCGACAGCTTGATCACCGCGGTGCTGACGCTGTTCGGCACCGCCATTCTGTTGGTGACGCTCGACGTGAAGCTCGGCCTGATGTGCCTGGCCGCCTTCCCGATTCTCGTTGCGCTGGTGTGGTGGTTCTCGGCCGAGTCGGCGAAGACCTACCGCCGGGTGCGGGAGAGTGCCGCGCTGGTGATCGTGCAGTTCGTCGAGACCATGACAGGGATCAAAGCGGTGCAGGCCTACCGCCGCGCGCCCCGCAATCAGGAGATCTTCGACGACGTCGCCGACCGGTACCGCACCGACAACGAACGGACCTTCCGGCTGCTCGCGATCTTCATGCCCACGGTCAAGCTGGTCGGCAACCTGACCACCGGCGTGGTGTTGCTCTACGGCGGCTACCGGGCGCTGCACGGCGAGATGACGATCGGCACGCTGGCGGCGTTCCTGCTGTATCTGCGGATGTTCTTCGAGCCGATGCAGGAGATCTCGCAGTTCTTCAACACCTTCCAGTCGGCGTCGTCGGCGCTGGAGAAACTCGCCGGTGTGCTGGCCGAGAAGCCGGCGATCGCCGACCCGCCAACGCCGGTGCACCTGGACCGGATCCAGGGCGAAATCGCTTTCCGGGACGTCCACTTCAACTACGTACCGGACCGTCCGGTGCTGCCCGGCCTGTCTCTGGTCGTGCCGGCCGGCCAGACCGTCGCCCTGGTCGGCACCACCGGGGCGGGCAAGACCACGATCGCCAAGCTGATCGCCCGGTTCTACGACCCGACGTCGGGCGCGGTCACCCTCGACGGGGTCGACCTGCGGGACTTCGCGCAGAGCGACCTGCGCCGCCACGTCGTGATGGTCACCCAGGAGAACTTCCTGTTCTCCGGGACCGTCGCCGACAACATCCGGTTCGGTCGCCCTTCGGCGTCCGACTCGGAGGTCACCGCCGCCGCAACTGCGGTGGGCGCCGACGAGTTCATCGAGGCGCTGCCCGAGGGTTACGACACCGATGTCGCCACTCGCGGGGGACGGTTGTCGGCGGGGCAGCGGCAGCTGATCGCTTTCGCGCGGGCCTTCCTGGCCGACCCGGCGGTGCTGATCCTCGACGAGGCGACGTCCTCCCTGGACATCCCGAGCGAGCGGCTGGTGCAGCGGGCGCTGCGGACAGTCCTGGCCGACCGGACCGCGTTGATCATCGCCCACCGGTTGTCGACCGTCGAGATCGCCGACCGGGTGCTGGTGCTCGAGCACGGCCGCATCGTCGAGGACGGCCCGCCCGCAGAGCTCATCGACGCCCGCGGCCACTATGCCGCGCTGCACCGCGCGTGGCTGGAGTCGCTGGCCTAA
- a CDS encoding ABC transporter ATP-binding protein has protein sequence MTSEIVSEPAIAAPRKAPRAASDLFRLLPYLMPYRVRWIAMIIVAITSLAATVAIPLMTKAVIDGPVRHQDQRGLWVVGAAAMAVGITEAVLWFIRRWLVSRATMGVEADIRKDLYARLQILPMSFHGRWQSGQLLSRIMNDLSVIRRLLSFGLVFLILNILQITVVTIILLAMYWPLGVVVLVSIAPITLIVLHFERTFTRLARQAQDQAGHVATHVEESALGLRAVKSFGREDYVYDRFDAQASTLYDTQIQKVAVSAKFWTLLEVIPNLTLIVVLGFGAYAAGHGLVTMGTLVAFITMMLSLVWPIASLGFLLSMTQEAMTAANRIAEIFDAPREITDGPRAVAPRGGRLELDDVGFRFPESESFALRHVSVTVEPGETLALVGATGSGKSVLAGLLPRLYDVTEGAIRIDGTDIRDLTLDALRTTVATAFEDPTLFSMSVAENLRLGRPDASDDELRSAVEIAAAQFVYDLPYGLQTRIGEQGMSLSGGQRQRLSLARAILAAPRVLVLDDTLSALDVHTEATVTEALGRVLAGVTAVVVAHRASTVLLADKVALLDTVDGAGTITHVGTHAELLAGVPRYRFLLAADDELDDGCEVRCDWEDDDERQRLGRAYEEACEERASARRTADYAASEGRKL, from the coding sequence GTGACTTCCGAAATCGTGTCGGAACCGGCCATCGCCGCGCCCCGCAAGGCCCCGAGGGCCGCCTCCGATCTGTTCCGGTTGCTGCCCTATCTCATGCCGTACCGGGTGCGCTGGATCGCGATGATCATCGTCGCGATCACCAGCCTGGCCGCCACCGTCGCGATCCCGCTGATGACGAAGGCGGTGATCGACGGGCCGGTCCGTCACCAGGATCAGCGGGGGCTGTGGGTGGTCGGCGCCGCCGCGATGGCGGTCGGCATCACCGAGGCGGTGCTGTGGTTCATCCGCCGCTGGCTGGTGTCCCGCGCGACCATGGGCGTTGAGGCCGACATCCGCAAGGACCTCTACGCCCGGCTGCAGATTTTGCCGATGTCCTTTCACGGCCGCTGGCAATCGGGTCAACTGCTGTCACGAATCATGAACGACCTGAGCGTGATTCGGCGGTTGCTCTCGTTCGGCCTGGTGTTCCTGATCCTCAACATCCTGCAGATCACCGTCGTCACGATCATCCTGCTGGCGATGTACTGGCCGCTGGGTGTGGTGGTGCTGGTGTCGATCGCGCCGATCACGCTGATCGTGCTGCATTTCGAGCGCACCTTCACCCGGCTGGCCCGGCAGGCCCAGGATCAGGCCGGCCACGTCGCCACCCACGTCGAGGAGTCGGCGTTGGGCCTGCGTGCGGTGAAGTCGTTCGGTCGCGAGGACTATGTGTACGACCGCTTCGACGCCCAAGCCAGCACGTTGTACGACACGCAGATCCAGAAGGTCGCGGTGTCGGCGAAATTCTGGACGCTGCTCGAGGTGATCCCCAACCTCACGCTGATCGTCGTGCTCGGTTTCGGCGCCTACGCCGCCGGGCACGGCCTGGTCACCATGGGCACACTGGTCGCGTTCATCACGATGATGTTGTCGCTGGTGTGGCCGATCGCGTCGCTCGGCTTTCTGCTGTCGATGACGCAGGAGGCGATGACGGCGGCCAATCGGATCGCCGAGATCTTCGATGCTCCCCGCGAGATCACCGACGGCCCCCGCGCGGTCGCACCACGCGGTGGCCGGCTGGAGCTCGATGACGTCGGGTTTCGCTTTCCGGAATCCGAGTCGTTCGCGTTGCGGCACGTCAGCGTGACCGTGGAACCGGGGGAGACGCTGGCCTTGGTCGGCGCCACCGGTTCGGGCAAGTCCGTGCTCGCCGGTCTGCTGCCGCGGCTCTACGACGTCACCGAAGGGGCGATCCGCATCGACGGCACCGACATCCGCGACTTGACTTTGGACGCGCTGCGCACGACCGTCGCCACCGCCTTCGAGGACCCGACCCTGTTCTCGATGTCGGTCGCCGAAAACCTGCGGCTGGGCCGCCCGGACGCGAGCGACGACGAGCTGCGCAGCGCCGTCGAGATCGCGGCCGCGCAGTTCGTCTACGACCTGCCGTACGGCCTGCAGACGCGCATCGGGGAGCAGGGCATGAGCCTTTCCGGCGGCCAGCGGCAACGGCTTTCACTGGCCCGCGCGATCCTGGCCGCGCCGCGCGTGCTGGTGCTCGACGACACCCTGTCCGCCCTCGACGTGCACACCGAGGCCACAGTCACCGAGGCGCTGGGCCGGGTGCTGGCCGGCGTCACCGCGGTGGTGGTCGCCCACCGCGCGTCGACGGTCCTGCTGGCCGACAAGGTCGCGCTGCTCGACACCGTCGACGGCGCGGGCACCATCACCCACGTCGGCACCCACGCCGAACTGCTGGCAGGAGTTCCGCGCTACCGCTTTCTGCTGGCCGCCGACGACGAACTCGACGACGGCTGCGAGGTGCGCTGCGACTGGGAGGACGACGACGAACGGCAGCGGCTGGGCCGCGCCTACGAGGAGGCCTGCGAGGAGCGCGCCTCCGCGCGGCGCACCGCCGACTACGCCGCATCGGAGGGCAGGAAGCTGTGA
- a CDS encoding enoyl-CoA hydratase, which yields MIGINRVGDVTTIELQRPERRNALNSELVDTLRETVVKAAAEDVRAIVLTGQGTVFCAGADLSGDVFAADFPDKAIALNKAIDAAPMPVIAAINGPAIGAGVQLAMICDLRVVAPGAYFQFPIAKYGLALDNWSVRRLSSLAGYGRARGMLLGAEKLDAETALMTGMANRLGDLADAQAWAQEIAGLAPLSLQASKRVLNDDGAYEEQWPTHKELFDKAWGSQDVIEAQVARIEKRAAKFKGA from the coding sequence ATGATCGGTATCAACCGCGTGGGGGATGTGACCACCATCGAGTTGCAGCGTCCGGAACGGCGCAACGCGCTCAACTCCGAACTCGTCGACACGCTGCGGGAAACCGTCGTGAAGGCCGCCGCCGAGGACGTTCGCGCGATCGTGCTCACCGGCCAGGGCACAGTATTTTGCGCCGGCGCAGATCTTTCCGGGGACGTGTTCGCCGCCGACTTCCCCGACAAGGCCATCGCGCTGAACAAGGCGATCGACGCCGCGCCGATGCCGGTGATCGCCGCGATCAACGGCCCGGCGATCGGCGCGGGTGTGCAGCTGGCCATGATCTGTGACCTGCGAGTGGTGGCACCAGGGGCCTACTTCCAGTTCCCGATCGCGAAATACGGTCTGGCGCTGGACAACTGGAGTGTGCGGCGGCTGTCCTCGCTGGCCGGCTACGGCCGGGCCCGCGGCATGCTGCTGGGTGCGGAGAAGCTGGACGCGGAAACCGCGTTGATGACCGGGATGGCCAACCGGCTCGGCGACCTGGCCGATGCCCAGGCCTGGGCGCAAGAGATCGCCGGGTTGGCGCCGCTGTCGCTGCAGGCGTCCAAGCGGGTGCTCAACGACGACGGCGCGTACGAGGAGCAGTGGCCGACCCACAAGGAATTGTTCGACAAGGCGTGGGGCAGCCAAGACGTCATCGAAGCCCAGGTGGCGCGCATCGAGAAGCGCGCCGCCAAGTTCAAGGGGGCGTAG
- a CDS encoding carboxyl transferase domain-containing protein, whose product MSRIGAAELRDAALDPGSFRSWDTAPLDVGADDAYAHELEQAREKTGFDEAVLTGEGTIFGRRVAVVACEFDFLAGSIGVAAAERVTAAIERATAERLPLLASPSSGGTRMQEGTVAFLQMVKIAAAVTQHKRAHLPYLVYLRHPTTGGVFASWGSLGHITAAQPGALIGFLGPRVYEQLYGEPFPPGVQTAENLLRHGVIDAVVGIEALRPTLNRALRVITDAPDSPPAASPDEPIPDVPAWDSVIASRRPDRPGVSWLLREGATDRVLLSGTHGDAATTVLALARFGGQPAVVVGQRRVIGGVVGPAALAEARRGMALAAGLQLPLVLVIDTAGPALSTEAEQDGLAGEIARCLSDLVMLDTPTVSVLLGQGSGGPALAMVPADRVLAAQHGWLAPLPPEGASAIVFRDTDHAPELAAAQGVRSLELLHNGIVDAIVPEHPDAADEPVEFARRVSRAIAREIHDLRETPSEQRYAARLARYRRIGLPR is encoded by the coding sequence GTGAGCCGGATCGGGGCTGCCGAATTGCGCGACGCCGCGCTGGACCCTGGTTCGTTCCGGAGCTGGGACACCGCTCCCCTGGATGTCGGCGCCGACGACGCCTACGCCCACGAGCTCGAGCAGGCTCGCGAGAAGACCGGTTTCGACGAGGCGGTGCTGACCGGTGAGGGCACGATCTTCGGCCGCCGGGTGGCCGTCGTGGCCTGTGAATTCGACTTCCTGGCCGGGTCCATCGGGGTGGCCGCCGCCGAACGGGTCACCGCGGCGATCGAACGTGCGACCGCCGAGCGGCTGCCGCTGCTGGCGTCCCCGAGCTCCGGGGGCACCCGCATGCAGGAAGGCACCGTCGCGTTCCTGCAGATGGTGAAGATCGCCGCCGCCGTCACCCAGCACAAGCGGGCGCACCTGCCCTACCTGGTGTACCTGCGGCACCCGACGACCGGTGGGGTGTTCGCGTCCTGGGGCTCGCTGGGCCACATCACCGCCGCCCAGCCCGGTGCGCTGATCGGGTTCCTCGGGCCGCGCGTCTATGAGCAGCTCTACGGCGAACCGTTCCCACCGGGGGTGCAGACCGCAGAGAACCTGTTGCGGCACGGCGTAATTGACGCCGTCGTTGGCATCGAAGCGCTGCGCCCGACCCTCAACCGCGCACTGAGGGTCATCACCGACGCGCCGGATTCCCCGCCGGCGGCGTCGCCCGACGAGCCGATCCCGGACGTCCCGGCCTGGGATTCCGTGATCGCGTCGCGCCGCCCGGACCGGCCCGGGGTGAGCTGGCTGCTGCGCGAGGGCGCCACCGACCGGGTGCTGCTGTCCGGCACGCACGGCGACGCGGCCACCACAGTGCTGGCGCTGGCCCGCTTTGGGGGGCAGCCTGCCGTCGTCGTCGGCCAGCGCCGCGTCATAGGGGGTGTGGTCGGTCCGGCCGCCTTGGCCGAAGCCCGCCGTGGCATGGCGCTGGCCGCAGGCCTGCAACTGCCGCTGGTTTTGGTGATCGACACCGCCGGTCCCGCGCTGTCGACGGAGGCCGAACAGGACGGTCTGGCCGGTGAGATCGCCCGCTGCCTGTCGGATTTGGTGATGCTGGACACCCCGACGGTGTCGGTATTGCTCGGCCAGGGCAGCGGCGGCCCTGCGCTGGCGATGGTCCCGGCCGACCGGGTGCTGGCCGCCCAGCACGGTTGGCTGGCGCCGCTGCCACCGGAAGGCGCCAGCGCGATCGTGTTCCGTGACACCGACCATGCCCCGGAACTGGCTGCGGCGCAAGGCGTCCGGTCCCTCGAGTTGTTGCACAACGGCATCGTCGACGCGATCGTGCCCGAACACCCCGACGCCGCCGACGAACCGGTCGAGTTCGCCCGACGGGTGTCGCGCGCGATCGCCCGCGAGATCCACGACCTGCGGGAGACCCCGTCGGAGCAGCGCTACGCCGCCCGGCTGGCGCGCTATCGGCGAATCGGGCTGCCCCGCTAG
- a CDS encoding SDR family NAD(P)-dependent oxidoreductase, with protein MPATPSAFDLSGQVALVTGSSSELGIGFASARLLGELGAAVMVTGTTDRVYQRVEELAGDGIRAQAHIADLFDRDAARGLVEATEAAFGKLDILVNNAGLASVHSPEEPNSLMVMSDEEWSLALRRNLDSAFYVTRAALPGMVERGYGRVVNVGSTAGVLTAYTGDVGYHTAKAAMLGMTRSMSVDYAKNGITANLVLPGWIATAAQLPSEVAAGNATPVGRSATADEVAAGIAFLATPGASYVTGTTLIIDGGNAICGATPAA; from the coding sequence ATGCCCGCTACGCCAAGCGCGTTCGACCTGAGCGGTCAGGTGGCTCTGGTCACCGGATCGAGCAGTGAGCTCGGTATCGGCTTCGCCTCCGCGCGGCTGCTGGGTGAACTGGGTGCCGCGGTGATGGTGACCGGTACCACCGATCGGGTGTATCAGCGAGTCGAGGAGCTCGCCGGTGACGGTATCCGGGCGCAGGCCCACATTGCCGACCTGTTCGACCGCGACGCGGCCCGCGGTCTGGTCGAGGCGACCGAGGCGGCGTTCGGCAAGCTCGACATCTTGGTCAACAACGCCGGCCTGGCCTCGGTGCACAGTCCCGAGGAGCCCAACTCGCTGATGGTAATGAGCGACGAGGAATGGTCACTTGCCTTGCGGCGCAACCTGGACAGCGCATTCTACGTCACCCGTGCGGCGTTGCCCGGAATGGTCGAACGCGGCTACGGACGGGTCGTCAATGTGGGCTCGACGGCCGGGGTGCTGACCGCCTACACCGGGGACGTCGGGTATCACACCGCCAAGGCCGCGATGCTCGGGATGACCCGTTCCATGAGCGTCGATTACGCCAAGAACGGCATCACCGCCAACCTCGTGTTGCCCGGGTGGATCGCGACGGCCGCCCAGCTGCCGTCGGAGGTCGCCGCGGGGAATGCCACCCCGGTCGGACGGTCGGCCACCGCCGACGAGGTGGCGGCCGGCATCGCCTTCCTGGCGACGCCCGGGGCCTCCTACGTCACCGGAACCACGCTGATCATCGACGGTGGCAATGCGATCTGCGGCGCCACCCCAGCGGCCTAG
- the prrA gene encoding two-component system response regulator PrrA, producing the protein MDSSSAAPRVLVVDDDPDVLASLERGLRLSGFEVATAVDGAEALRSATETRPDAIVLDINMPVLDGVSVVTALRAMDNDVPVCVLSARSSVDDRVAGLEAGADDYLVKPFVLAELVARVKALLRRRGSTATFSSETIQVGPLEVDIPGRRARVNGVDVDLTKREFDLLAVLAEHKTAVLSRAQLLELVWGYDFAADTNVVDVFIGYLRRKLEAGGAPRLLHTVRGVGFVLRTQ; encoded by the coding sequence ATGGACAGTAGTTCGGCCGCACCACGAGTACTGGTGGTCGATGACGATCCCGACGTGCTCGCCTCGCTGGAGCGCGGGCTGCGGCTCTCCGGATTCGAAGTGGCCACCGCCGTCGATGGTGCCGAAGCCTTGCGGTCGGCCACCGAGACCCGGCCCGACGCGATCGTCCTCGACATCAACATGCCGGTGTTGGACGGTGTGAGCGTGGTGACCGCGCTGCGCGCGATGGACAACGACGTGCCGGTCTGCGTGCTTTCGGCACGCTCGTCGGTCGACGACCGGGTCGCCGGTTTGGAGGCGGGCGCCGACGATTACCTGGTCAAACCGTTCGTGCTCGCCGAGCTCGTGGCGCGGGTCAAGGCGCTGCTGCGCCGGCGCGGCTCCACGGCCACGTTCTCCTCGGAGACGATCCAGGTGGGCCCGCTGGAGGTTGACATCCCCGGCCGGCGCGCCCGGGTCAACGGCGTCGACGTCGACCTGACCAAGCGCGAGTTCGACCTGCTGGCCGTGCTCGCCGAGCACAAGACGGCGGTCCTGTCCCGAGCCCAGCTCCTCGAGCTGGTGTGGGGCTATGACTTCGCCGCCGACACCAACGTCGTCGATGTCTTCATCGGTTACCTGCGCCGCAAGCTCGAGGCCGGCGGCGCGCCCCGACTGCTGCACACCGTGCGCGGAGTCGGTTTCGTGCTGCGCACCCAGTGA